In a single window of the Streptomyces sp. NBC_00353 genome:
- a CDS encoding TetR family transcriptional regulator, protein MTDGQRAVEHPTGLRERKKRRTRDALLHAALELFTTQGYEETTVDEIVDAVDVSQRTFFRYFASKEETAFAVQEMVESRFLSELRRRPAAESPFEAMRSAVLCAWNSIGEAIEELVTVELHMRTYRMIESTPSLLAAHLRRSIDLENQIAEVIAAREGLDIATDPRPRVAVAAFSGVMRVTGQLWGQGRDTSVDSLRTLTETYLDHLGAALAGNWRTPVERTAETPHTSAG, encoded by the coding sequence GTGACCGACGGGCAGCGAGCCGTGGAGCACCCGACCGGGCTGCGCGAGCGCAAGAAGCGACGCACCCGGGACGCCTTGCTGCACGCCGCTCTCGAGCTCTTCACCACCCAGGGGTACGAGGAGACCACCGTCGACGAGATCGTCGACGCCGTCGACGTCTCCCAGCGCACCTTCTTCCGCTACTTCGCCAGCAAGGAGGAGACCGCCTTCGCCGTCCAGGAGATGGTGGAGTCGCGCTTCCTCTCGGAGCTGCGCCGACGACCCGCCGCGGAAAGTCCGTTCGAAGCCATGCGCAGCGCGGTGCTGTGCGCATGGAACAGCATCGGCGAGGCGATCGAGGAACTCGTCACGGTCGAACTCCACATGCGTACGTACCGGATGATCGAGTCGACCCCCTCCCTGCTCGCGGCCCATCTGCGGCGCAGCATCGATCTGGAGAACCAGATCGCCGAGGTGATCGCCGCGCGCGAGGGTCTCGACATCGCGACGGACCCGCGGCCGCGGGTCGCCGTCGCCGCATTCTCCGGCGTGATGCGGGTGACCGGGCAGCTGTGGGGGCAGGGGCGGGACACCAGCGTCGACTCACTGCGGACGCTGACCGAGACCTACCTGGACCACCTCGGAGCGGCGCTCGCGGGGAACTGGCGCACACCGGTCGAACGGACGGCCGAGACACCTCACACCTCCGCCGGGTAG
- a CDS encoding MFS transporter, which translates to MTSQTTVEKASREPQDTLAPAPAKGLRGHPWLTLFSVAIGVMMVALDGTIVAIANPAIQQDLGASLAQVQWITNGYMLALAVSLITAGKLGDRFGHRQTFLIGVVGFAAASGAIGLSSSVALVITLRVLQGLFGALLMPAALGLLRATFPAEKLNMAIGIWGMVIGASTAGGPILGGVLVEHVSWQSVFFINVPVGVIALLLGVVILKDHRAENAPRSFDIGGIVLLSQAMFCLIWALIKGAEWGWGDFKTVGFLAAAVGLFAVFAFSQKNVREPLVPLAMFRSVALSAGVVLMVLMAFAFLGGLFFVTFYLQNVHGMKAVDAGLHLLPLTGMMIVGSPLAGVLITKFGPRVPLVGGMVCTAVAMFGMSQLDTGTGTATMSIWFGLLGLGLAPVMVGATEVIVGNAPMELSGVAGGLQQASMQVGGSLGTAVLGAVMASQVDSHLAGNWADAKLPPLSPQQLDQASSAVEVGIPPVGSGVPAPVVEKITGVAHDTFVSGMSTAFMVAGIVAVVAALVATLTKRGENAEAGAGAGHI; encoded by the coding sequence ATGACTAGTCAGACCACCGTAGAAAAGGCGTCGCGGGAGCCGCAGGACACCCTCGCTCCCGCCCCGGCCAAGGGGCTGCGCGGCCACCCCTGGCTGACGCTCTTCTCCGTGGCCATCGGCGTGATGATGGTCGCGCTCGACGGCACGATCGTCGCGATCGCCAACCCCGCCATCCAGCAGGACCTGGGCGCCTCGCTCGCCCAGGTCCAGTGGATCACCAATGGCTACATGCTCGCACTCGCGGTCTCCCTGATCACCGCGGGCAAGCTCGGTGACCGGTTCGGCCACCGCCAGACCTTCCTGATCGGGGTCGTGGGCTTCGCCGCGGCCTCGGGGGCCATCGGCCTCTCCAGCAGCGTGGCCCTGGTGATCACGTTGCGGGTGCTGCAGGGCCTCTTCGGCGCCCTGCTGATGCCGGCCGCGCTCGGCCTGCTGCGCGCCACCTTCCCGGCCGAGAAGCTGAACATGGCCATCGGTATCTGGGGCATGGTCATCGGCGCCTCGACCGCGGGCGGCCCGATCCTCGGCGGTGTGCTCGTCGAGCACGTCAGCTGGCAGTCCGTCTTCTTCATCAACGTGCCGGTCGGTGTGATCGCACTCCTGCTCGGCGTGGTGATCCTCAAGGACCACCGGGCCGAGAACGCCCCGCGCTCCTTCGACATCGGCGGCATCGTGCTGCTGTCGCAGGCGATGTTCTGCCTGATCTGGGCCCTCATCAAGGGTGCCGAGTGGGGCTGGGGCGACTTCAAGACGGTCGGCTTCCTGGCGGCCGCCGTGGGCCTGTTCGCGGTGTTCGCCTTCTCGCAGAAGAACGTCAGGGAACCGCTGGTCCCGCTGGCCATGTTCCGCTCCGTGGCGCTGTCCGCGGGTGTGGTCCTGATGGTGCTGATGGCATTCGCCTTCCTGGGCGGACTGTTCTTCGTCACCTTCTACCTGCAGAACGTGCACGGCATGAAGGCCGTCGACGCGGGTCTGCACCTGCTGCCGCTGACCGGCATGATGATCGTCGGCTCCCCGCTCGCGGGCGTGCTGATCACCAAGTTCGGCCCGCGCGTCCCGCTCGTCGGCGGCATGGTGTGCACCGCGGTCGCCATGTTCGGGATGTCGCAGCTGGACACCGGCACCGGCACGGCGACGATGTCCATCTGGTTCGGTCTGCTCGGCCTCGGCCTCGCCCCGGTAATGGTCGGCGCCACCGAGGTCATCGTGGGCAACGCCCCGATGGAGCTCTCCGGTGTCGCGGGTGGTCTGCAGCAGGCCTCCATGCAGGTCGGCGGCAGTCTCGGTACGGCGGTGCTGGGCGCGGTCATGGCCTCCCAGGTCGACTCCCACCTCGCCGGCAACTGGGCGGACGCGAAGCTTCCGCCGCTCTCGCCCCAGCAGCTGGACCAGGCGTCCTCGGCCGTCGAGGTCGGCATTCCGCCGGTGGGATCCGGCGTGCCCGCGCCGGTCGTGGAGAAGATCACGGGCGTCGCACATGACACGTTCGTGTCCGGCATGAGCACCGCGTTCATGGTCGCCGGCATCGTCGCGGTGGTCGCGGCGCTGGTCGCCACGCTCACCAAGCGCGGTGAGAACGCCGAGGCAGGCGCGGGCGCAGGCCACATCTGA
- a CDS encoding peptidase inhibitor family I36 protein: MRTTVLAAVLTATALIPPAASASQTAPAAHAAPVRLGTCGSGQLCLWAKPDFTGARQIHELSDTGIESCVPLPPGSKAQALANRTGRPVTTYQSAECAETGEFETYPGGGTWVPQSPYQVRAFKIWEN; this comes from the coding sequence ATGCGTACGACCGTCCTTGCCGCCGTACTGACCGCCACCGCCCTGATCCCACCGGCCGCTTCGGCGTCACAGACCGCACCGGCCGCGCACGCGGCGCCGGTCCGTCTCGGGACATGCGGGAGCGGTCAGCTCTGCCTCTGGGCGAAGCCGGACTTCACCGGCGCCCGGCAGATCCATGAACTGTCGGACACCGGCATCGAGAGCTGTGTCCCGCTGCCGCCGGGCAGCAAGGCCCAGGCGCTCGCCAACCGCACCGGCCGTCCCGTCACCACCTACCAGTCCGCGGAGTGCGCCGAGACCGGCGAGTTCGAGACGTATCCGGGCGGCGGGACCTGGGTGCCGCAGTCCCCGTACCAGGTCAGGGCATTCAAGATCTGGGAGAACTGA
- the aceE gene encoding pyruvate dehydrogenase (acetyl-transferring), homodimeric type yields the protein MASGSDRNPIIIGGLPSQVPDFDPEETQEWLDSLDAAVDERGRERARYLMLRLIERAREKRVAVPEMRSTDYVNTIATKDEPFFPGDEEIERKVLNATRWNAAVMVSRAQRPGIGVGGHIATFASSASLYDVGFNHFFRGKDDGLGGDQIFFQGHASPGIYARAFLLDRLSEAQLDAFRQEKSKAPNGLSSYPHPRLMPDFWEFPTVSMGLGPLGAIYQARMNRYMEARGIADTSQSHVWAYLGDGEMDEPESLGQLSIAAREGLDNLTFVVNCNLQRLDGPVRGNGKIIQELESQFRGAGWNVIKLVWDRSWDPLLAQDRTGILVNKLNTTPDGQFQTYATESGSYIREHFFGDDPRLRDMVKDMTDDQILHLGRGGHDHKKVYAAYAAAKAHKGQPTVILAQTVKGWTLGPNFEGRNATHQMKKLTVEDLKRFRDRLHIPITDKQLDEGYPPYYHPGRDSEEIQYMHDRRKGLGGYVPTRVVRAKPLVLPEDKTYATAKKGSGQQSIATTMAFVRILKDLMRDKEIGKRFVLIAPDEYRTFGMDAFFPSAKIYNPLGQQYEAVDRDLLLAYKESPTGQMLHDGISEAGCTASLIAAGSAYATHGEPLIPVYVFYSMFGFQRTGDQFWQMADQLARGFVLGATAGRTTLTGEGLQHADGHSQLLASTNPGCVAYDPAFGYEIAHIVKDGLRRMYGENSEDVFYYLTVYNEPIQHPAEPENVDVEGILKGVYRFKSGERGMIPAQIMASGVAVPWAVEAQQILADEWNVKADVWSATSWNELRREAVEVERYNLLHPEEELRVPYVTQKLSGSEGPFVAVSDWMRSVPDQIARWVPGAYQSLGADGFGFADTRGAARRFFHIDAQSIVLAVLTELAKEGRIDRSVLKTAIDRYELLDVAAADPGAAGGDA from the coding sequence GTGGCTTCCGGATCCGATCGCAACCCGATCATCATTGGCGGCCTTCCGAGCCAGGTCCCGGACTTCGATCCCGAAGAAACCCAGGAATGGCTCGACTCCCTCGACGCCGCCGTCGACGAGCGCGGGCGTGAGCGGGCCCGCTACCTGATGCTCCGGCTCATCGAGCGCGCGCGCGAGAAGCGTGTCGCCGTGCCGGAGATGCGCAGCACGGACTACGTGAACACGATCGCCACGAAGGACGAGCCGTTCTTCCCCGGCGACGAGGAGATCGAGCGCAAGGTCCTCAACGCGACGCGCTGGAACGCGGCCGTGATGGTGTCGCGCGCCCAGCGCCCGGGGATCGGCGTCGGCGGCCACATCGCCACGTTCGCCTCCTCCGCCTCGCTGTACGACGTGGGCTTCAACCACTTCTTCCGGGGCAAGGACGACGGCCTCGGCGGCGACCAGATCTTCTTCCAGGGGCATGCCTCCCCCGGTATCTACGCCCGCGCATTCCTCCTCGACCGGCTGAGCGAGGCGCAGCTCGACGCCTTCCGCCAGGAGAAGTCGAAGGCGCCGAACGGCCTGTCCAGCTACCCGCACCCGCGGCTGATGCCGGACTTCTGGGAGTTCCCGACCGTCTCGATGGGCCTCGGTCCGCTGGGTGCGATCTACCAGGCCCGGATGAACCGGTACATGGAGGCGCGCGGCATCGCCGACACGTCCCAGTCTCACGTCTGGGCCTACCTCGGTGACGGCGAGATGGACGAGCCCGAGTCGCTCGGCCAGCTCTCCATCGCCGCTCGTGAGGGCCTGGACAACCTGACCTTCGTGGTCAACTGCAACCTGCAGCGCCTCGACGGCCCGGTGCGCGGCAACGGCAAGATCATCCAGGAGCTGGAGTCGCAGTTCCGCGGGGCCGGCTGGAACGTCATCAAGCTGGTCTGGGACCGCTCCTGGGACCCGCTGCTGGCACAGGACCGCACGGGCATCCTGGTCAACAAGCTGAACACCACGCCGGACGGCCAGTTCCAGACGTACGCCACCGAGTCCGGCTCGTACATCCGTGAGCACTTCTTCGGGGACGACCCGCGGCTGCGCGACATGGTCAAGGACATGACCGACGACCAGATCCTGCACCTGGGCCGCGGCGGTCACGACCACAAGAAGGTCTACGCGGCGTACGCGGCGGCCAAGGCCCACAAGGGCCAGCCGACGGTGATCCTCGCGCAGACGGTCAAGGGCTGGACGCTCGGACCGAACTTCGAGGGCCGCAACGCGACCCACCAGATGAAGAAGCTCACGGTCGAGGACCTCAAGCGGTTCCGCGACCGGCTGCACATCCCGATCACGGACAAGCAGCTGGACGAGGGCTACCCGCCGTACTACCACCCGGGCCGCGACTCGGAAGAGATCCAGTACATGCACGACCGCCGCAAGGGTCTGGGCGGCTATGTCCCGACCCGTGTGGTGCGCGCGAAGCCGCTGGTCCTGCCCGAGGACAAGACGTACGCGACCGCGAAGAAGGGTTCGGGCCAGCAGTCGATCGCCACGACCATGGCGTTCGTCCGCATCCTGAAGGACCTCATGCGGGACAAGGAGATCGGCAAGCGTTTCGTGCTGATCGCGCCCGACGAGTACCGCACCTTCGGTATGGACGCGTTCTTCCCGAGCGCGAAGATCTACAACCCGCTGGGTCAGCAGTACGAGGCGGTGGACCGCGATCTGCTGCTCGCGTACAAGGAGTCGCCGACCGGTCAGATGCTGCACGACGGCATCTCCGAGGCCGGCTGCACGGCGTCGCTGATCGCCGCGGGTTCGGCGTACGCCACGCACGGCGAGCCGCTGATCCCGGTGTACGTCTTCTACTCGATGTTCGGTTTCCAGCGCACCGGTGACCAGTTCTGGCAGATGGCCGACCAGCTCGCGCGCGGCTTCGTACTGGGTGCGACCGCGGGCCGCACGACGCTGACCGGTGAGGGTCTGCAGCACGCGGACGGCCACTCGCAGCTGCTCGCCTCGACGAACCCGGGCTGTGTCGCGTACGACCCGGCCTTCGGGTACGAGATCGCGCACATCGTCAAGGACGGTCTGCGACGGATGTACGGCGAGAACAGCGAGGACGTCTTCTACTACCTCACCGTCTACAACGAGCCGATCCAGCACCCGGCCGAGCCGGAGAACGTGGACGTCGAGGGCATCCTCAAGGGCGTCTACCGCTTCAAGAGCGGCGAGCGGGGCATGATCCCGGCCCAGATCATGGCGTCCGGTGTGGCGGTCCCGTGGGCGGTCGAGGCGCAGCAGATCCTCGCCGACGAGTGGAACGTCAAGGCGGACGTCTGGTCAGCGACCTCCTGGAACGAGCTGCGCCGCGAGGCCGTGGAGGTGGAGCGGTACAACCTGCTGCACCCGGAGGAGGAGCTGCGTGTCCCGTACGTCACGCAGAAGCTCTCCGGCTCCGAGGGCCCGTTCGTCGCGGTCTCGGACTGGATGCGTTCCGTGCCGGACCAGATCGCACGGTGGGTGCCCGGCGCGTACCAGTCGCTGGGTGCGGACGGCTTCGGCTTCGCCGACACCCGTGGCGCGGCCCGCCGGTTCTTCCACATCGACGCCCAGTCGATCGTCCTCGCGGTGCTCACCGAGCTCGCGAAGGAGGGCCGGATCGACCGTTCGGTGCTGAAGACGGCGATCGACCGGTACGAGCTCCTGGATGTGGCCGCGGCCGATCCCGGCGCGGCCGGCGGCGACGCGTAG
- a CDS encoding DUF3052 domain-containing protein — MSATADHAEERTNSAARLGFEPGQVVQEIGYDDDVEQELREGIEATTGQELVDEDYDDVADVVLLWFRDEDGDLTDALVDAIGLIEDGGAVWLMTPKTGREGYVEPSDINEAAQTAGLSQTKSINAGKDWTGSRLVTPKSAKAKR, encoded by the coding sequence GTGAGCGCGACCGCGGACCACGCGGAGGAACGGACCAACTCGGCTGCACGGCTGGGGTTCGAGCCCGGACAGGTGGTCCAGGAGATCGGCTACGACGACGACGTCGAGCAGGAGCTCCGTGAGGGCATTGAGGCCACTACCGGCCAGGAACTCGTCGATGAGGACTACGACGACGTCGCTGACGTCGTTCTGCTCTGGTTCCGCGACGAGGACGGCGACCTTACGGACGCGCTGGTGGATGCCATTGGTCTGATCGAGGACGGCGGTGCGGTCTGGCTGATGACGCCGAAGACCGGCCGCGAGGGATACGTCGAACCGAGCGACATCAACGAGGCTGCACAGACAGCCGGTCTTTCCCAGACCAAGAGCATCAATGCGGGCAAGGACTGGACGGGCAGCCGTCTTGTCACCCCGAAGTCGGCCAAAGCCAAGCGCTGA
- a CDS encoding peroxiredoxin, with protein sequence MAIEVGTKAPDFELKDNHGRTVKLSDFRGEKNVVLLFYPFAFTGVCTGELCALRDELPKFENDDTQLLAVSNDSIHTLRVFAEQEGLEYPLVSDFWPHGETSRAYGVFDEEKGCAVRGTFIIDKEGVVRWTVVNGLPDARDLNEYIKALDAI encoded by the coding sequence ATGGCGATCGAGGTCGGTACCAAGGCCCCGGATTTCGAGCTCAAGGACAACCACGGCCGGACCGTGAAGCTCTCCGACTTCCGCGGCGAGAAGAACGTGGTCCTGCTGTTCTACCCGTTCGCCTTCACCGGCGTGTGCACGGGTGAGCTCTGCGCCCTCCGCGACGAACTGCCGAAGTTCGAGAACGACGACACGCAGCTCCTCGCCGTCTCCAACGACTCCATCCACACCCTCCGTGTCTTCGCCGAGCAGGAGGGCCTCGAGTACCCGCTGGTCTCGGACTTCTGGCCGCACGGCGAGACCTCGCGTGCCTACGGCGTCTTCGACGAGGAGAAGGGCTGTGCGGTGCGCGGCACCTTCATCATCGACAAGGAGGGCGTGGTGCGCTGGACCGTCGTCAACGGCCTGCCCGACGCGCGCGACCTCAACGAGTACATCAAGGCCCTCGACGCGATCTGA
- a CDS encoding TerD family protein, with product MGVSLSKGGNVSLTKAAPNLTAVIVGLGWDARTTTGGDFDLDASALLTNAAGKVGNDGNFVFFNNLKSPDGSVEHTGDNLTGEGEGDDEVIKVNLAGVPADVDKIVFPVSIYEAESRQQSFGQVRNAYIRVVNQADNSELARYDLSEDASTETAMVFGELYRNGAEWKFRAIGQGYASGLRGIAQDFGVNV from the coding sequence GTGGGAGTCAGCCTCAGCAAGGGCGGCAACGTCTCGCTGACCAAGGCCGCGCCCAACCTGACCGCGGTCATCGTCGGTCTCGGCTGGGATGCCCGTACCACCACCGGCGGAGACTTCGACCTCGACGCCAGCGCCCTGCTGACGAACGCGGCGGGCAAGGTCGGCAACGACGGGAATTTCGTCTTCTTCAACAACCTCAAGAGCCCCGACGGCTCCGTCGAGCACACCGGTGACAATCTCACCGGTGAGGGCGAGGGCGACGACGAGGTCATCAAGGTGAACCTGGCCGGCGTTCCGGCCGATGTCGACAAGATCGTCTTCCCGGTCTCGATCTATGAGGCCGAGTCCCGCCAGCAGAGCTTCGGCCAGGTGCGCAATGCGTACATCCGCGTGGTCAACCAGGCCGACAACAGCGAGCTCGCGCGGTACGACCTGAGCGAGGACGCCTCGACGGAGACCGCCATGGTCTTCGGCGAGCTGTACCGCAACGGTGCGGAGTGGAAGTTCCGTGCCATCGGTCAGGGTTACGCCTCGGGTCTGCGCGGCATCGCGCAGGACTTCGGCGTCAACGTCTGA
- a CDS encoding TerD family protein: MGVTLAKGGNVSLSKAAPNLTQVLVGLGWDARSTTGADFDLDASALLCQSGRVLGDEWFVFYNNLTSPDGSVEHTGDNLTGEGEGDDESIIVNLTQVPAHCDKIVFPVSIHEADNRGQTFGQVSNAFIRVVNQADGQELARYDLSEDASTETAMIFGELYRYNGEWKFRAVGQGYASGLRGIALDFGVNVS, from the coding sequence ATGGGCGTCACGCTCGCCAAGGGAGGCAATGTCTCCCTCTCCAAGGCCGCACCCAACCTCACCCAGGTGCTCGTCGGCCTCGGCTGGGACGCGCGATCCACCACCGGAGCCGACTTCGACCTCGACGCCAGCGCGCTGCTGTGCCAGTCGGGCCGGGTGCTGGGCGACGAGTGGTTCGTCTTCTACAACAACCTCACGAGCCCCGACGGCTCCGTGGAGCACACGGGCGACAATCTCACCGGTGAGGGCGAGGGCGACGACGAGTCGATCATCGTGAACCTCACTCAGGTGCCCGCCCACTGCGACAAGATCGTTTTTCCGGTCTCCATCCATGAGGCCGACAACCGCGGGCAGACTTTCGGCCAGGTCAGCAATGCGTTCATCCGTGTGGTGAACCAGGCGGACGGCCAGGAACTCGCGCGCTACGACCTCAGTGAGGACGCCTCGACGGAGACCGCGATGATCTTCGGCGAGCTCTACCGGTACAACGGCGAATGGAAGTTCCGTGCGGTGGGACAGGGGTACGCGTCGGGGCTGCGAGGCATCGCTCTAGACTTCGGGGTCAACGTTTCGTAA
- a CDS encoding DUF475 domain-containing protein, producing MLLKTFGWSFAITALGLVAAVFYGGWEALGVVAILSVLEISLSFDNAVVNAGILKKMSAFWQKIFLTVGILIAVFGMRLVFPVVIVAITAKLGPIEAVDLSFNQPDRYQELVTDAHPAIASFGGMFLLMIFLDFIFEERDIQWLRWIERPLAKLGKVDMLSVCIALIVLLISALTFATQAHQHGGGHANKAETVLLAGVAGLITYLIVGGLSSFFENKLEEEEEREHEAEEEARKSGKKLSAVVLSGKAAFFMFLYLEVLDASFSFDGVIGAFAITNNIVLMALGLGIGAMYVRSLTVYLVRQGTLDDYVYLEHGAHYAIGALSVILLVTIQYQINEIITGLVGVVLIAWSFWSSVRRNKALEAGGGDNSGSKAEVPSGV from the coding sequence GTGCTTCTGAAAACCTTCGGCTGGTCGTTCGCGATTACCGCGCTCGGCCTGGTCGCAGCGGTGTTCTACGGGGGGTGGGAGGCCCTCGGGGTGGTCGCGATCCTTTCCGTCCTCGAGATCTCGCTGTCCTTCGACAATGCGGTAGTCAACGCCGGAATCCTGAAGAAGATGAGTGCCTTCTGGCAGAAGATCTTCCTCACGGTCGGCATTCTCATCGCGGTCTTCGGTATGCGGCTGGTCTTCCCTGTCGTGATCGTGGCCATCACCGCCAAGTTGGGGCCCATCGAGGCGGTCGATCTCTCGTTCAACCAGCCGGACCGCTATCAGGAACTGGTCACGGACGCCCACCCGGCGATCGCATCCTTCGGTGGCATGTTCCTGCTGATGATCTTCCTCGACTTCATCTTCGAGGAGCGTGACATCCAGTGGCTTCGCTGGATCGAGCGTCCGCTCGCCAAGCTCGGCAAGGTCGACATGCTGTCGGTCTGCATCGCGCTCATCGTGCTGCTGATCTCGGCACTGACCTTCGCCACCCAGGCGCACCAGCACGGCGGCGGTCACGCGAACAAGGCGGAGACCGTTCTGCTCGCGGGTGTCGCGGGTCTGATCACGTACCTCATCGTCGGCGGTCTCTCCAGCTTCTTCGAGAACAAGCTCGAGGAAGAGGAGGAGCGCGAGCACGAGGCCGAGGAAGAGGCCAGGAAGAGCGGCAAGAAGCTCTCCGCGGTGGTCCTCTCCGGCAAGGCCGCGTTCTTCATGTTCCTCTACCTCGAGGTCCTCGACGCGTCCTTCTCGTTCGACGGCGTCATCGGCGCCTTCGCCATCACCAACAACATCGTGCTGATGGCCCTCGGCCTCGGTATCGGCGCCATGTACGTCCGGTCGCTCACGGTCTACCTGGTCCGTCAGGGCACCCTCGACGACTACGTCTACCTGGAGCACGGCGCGCACTACGCCATCGGTGCGCTGTCCGTCATCCTGCTCGTCACCATCCAGTACCAGATCAACGAGATCATCACCGGCCTCGTCGGCGTCGTGCTGATCGCCTGGTCCTTCTGGTCCTCGGTCCGGCGCAACAAGGCGCTGGAGGCCGGAGGCGGCGACAACTCGGGCTCCAAGGCGGAAGTCCCGTCCGGGGTGTGA
- a CDS encoding TerD family protein, producing the protein MAFWDGLWPRREAQFESGNAATNSIVLSKRHATVSLTKQGALTGNLRVNLSWRMRTSDIEGRSRQSGRLLRPFKLFQPDVVQAHTQGVVNVDLDLGCMYELKDGTKGVVQPLGNLIGDLNGPPYIRLSGDDRFGAPSGETVYVNLDQRDQIKRLLFFVYIYDQTPAFDRTHAKVTLYPGNGPRIEIELDERAPQARSCAVFTVENVKDELIVRREVKFVYGFQSELDRLYGWGMQWGRGYKSRA; encoded by the coding sequence ATGGCGTTCTGGGACGGCCTGTGGCCGAGGCGAGAAGCGCAGTTCGAGTCGGGCAACGCGGCCACCAACTCCATCGTGCTCTCCAAGCGGCACGCCACGGTCTCGCTGACCAAACAGGGCGCGCTGACCGGCAACCTCCGGGTCAATCTCTCCTGGCGGATGCGTACGTCCGACATCGAGGGCCGATCGCGGCAGAGCGGCCGCCTGCTGCGGCCGTTCAAGCTCTTTCAGCCCGATGTCGTCCAGGCGCACACCCAGGGCGTGGTCAACGTCGACCTGGACCTGGGCTGCATGTACGAGCTGAAGGACGGCACCAAGGGCGTCGTGCAGCCGCTGGGCAACCTGATCGGCGACCTGAACGGGCCGCCGTACATCAGGCTCAGCGGGGACGACCGCTTCGGGGCGCCGTCGGGGGAGACCGTGTACGTCAACCTCGACCAGCGGGACCAGATCAAGCGGCTGCTGTTCTTCGTCTACATCTACGACCAGACGCCGGCCTTCGACCGCACGCACGCCAAGGTGACGCTCTACCCGGGCAACGGGCCGCGGATCGAGATCGAGCTCGACGAGAGGGCCCCGCAGGCCCGCTCGTGCGCGGTGTTCACCGTCGAGAACGTCAAGGACGAGCTGATCGTGCGGCGCGAGGTGAAATTCGTCTACGGCTTCCAGTCGGAGCTGGACCGGCTGTACGGCTGGGGGATGCAGTGGGGCCGCGGCTACAAGTCACGGGCCTGA
- a CDS encoding TerD family protein → MTHAMLKGSNVPLDTTAVRAVLRWTPGAGVPDVDASALLLGTGGRVRSDEDFVFYNQPRHPSGLVRRLPKRSVAEGLTDTIEADLGALDPSVEQVVIAASSDGAAFQQVRDLRILLYDAGSAGGDPLAVFDVRPETGEETAIICGELYRRGDGWKFRAVGQGYPTGLVGLATAFGISVDEAEAAAEPDAVASASPSPASAPVTGPAAAPPAPVFPPAPAPGPDPQATVQHQQPAYGYPQPTAVAAPVPAPQPAYGYPQPASAQPAYGYPQPAAAAQPAPDPNFVLPPQGPQFVRS, encoded by the coding sequence ATGACGCACGCGATGCTGAAGGGCTCGAACGTCCCCCTCGACACCACGGCCGTACGGGCCGTGCTGCGCTGGACCCCGGGCGCCGGGGTCCCCGATGTGGACGCTTCGGCCCTGCTTCTCGGCACCGGTGGCCGTGTGCGCTCCGACGAGGACTTCGTCTTCTACAACCAGCCCAGGCACCCCTCCGGCCTGGTACGACGGCTGCCGAAGCGCAGTGTCGCCGAGGGGCTGACCGACACCATCGAGGCCGACCTGGGCGCGCTCGACCCCTCCGTCGAGCAGGTGGTCATCGCCGCGTCCTCGGACGGCGCGGCCTTCCAGCAGGTCCGCGATCTGCGCATCCTGCTGTACGACGCGGGCTCGGCGGGCGGGGATCCGCTCGCCGTGTTCGATGTGCGGCCGGAGACCGGCGAGGAGACCGCGATCATCTGCGGCGAGCTCTACCGGCGCGGCGATGGCTGGAAATTCAGGGCGGTCGGCCAGGGCTACCCGACGGGTCTGGTGGGTCTCGCGACCGCGTTCGGCATCTCGGTCGACGAGGCGGAGGCCGCGGCCGAACCCGATGCGGTCGCATCGGCGAGCCCTTCGCCCGCCTCGGCGCCGGTCACCGGGCCGGCTGCCGCACCGCCCGCCCCCGTGTTTCCCCCCGCCCCGGCGCCCGGCCCCGACCCTCAGGCCACGGTCCAGCACCAGCAGCCCGCGTACGGCTACCCGCAGCCGACAGCGGTTGCAGCGCCCGTCCCGGCTCCCCAGCCGGCCTATGGCTATCCGCAGCCGGCCTCCGCACAGCCCGCGTACGGCTACCCGCAGCCCGCGGCGGCCGCGCAGCCCGCCCCGGACCCGAATTTCGTCCTGCCGCCGCAGGGGCCGCAGTTCGTCCGGTCCTGA